From Ammospiza caudacuta isolate bAmmCau1 chromosome 15, bAmmCau1.pri, whole genome shotgun sequence, a single genomic window includes:
- the LOC131564225 gene encoding opsin-5-like produces the protein MGNASNTSAFASTLSEREDLIFGTLYLVFGIMSLSGNSLLLLVAHQKRSLLKPAELFIVNLAISDLSMTVTLFPLAASSLFAHRWLFDQAVCTLYAFCGVLFGLSSLASLTALSTVCCLKVCYPAYGSRFSHGHAMGLLLAVWAYALAFAAAPLARWGSYGPEPYGTACCVTWEPSSKEATLYILALLICCYLLPCLLILASYALILWTVWASRRALRRHRHMCPQRGNRGLHGLLLRLSITVCLGFLAAWTPYAVLALWALLGDASQVPALAFVLSAVFAKSSTLYNPLVCLLLKPTFHRFLSRDRAPLLQALCTLLCCACRGTVLQPGPARGRRSCSDVPERLSACPRCCTAPRLPGSPARRGALAVLAGRAAGQPGLRSAVQVMVLLTRRCATATLYRQHRDPATPCVSPGPSRAVLPLPFDSSLQKGTGSRRPPPEGGSEQRTGPQVRRHRAEAPGTARRHRERPGGTGNGRESPGGAALGHGSGTGALCHPGVTAAPPPNT, from the exons ATGGGAAATGCATCCAACACCTCAGCGTTCGCCTCCACCTTATCGGAGAGAGAAGACCTGATTTTTGGCACTCTCTATTTAGTCTTTG GCATCATGTCCCTGTCTGGgaactccctgctgctgctggtggcccaTCAGAAGAGGTCCCTGCTGAAACCTGCCGAGCTCTTCATCGTCAACCTGGCCATCAGTGACCTGAGCATGACGGTGACGCTCTTCCCCCTGGCCGCCTCCTCCTTGTTTGCACACAG GTGGCTCTTTGACCAGGCTGTGTGCACGCTCTACGCCTTCTGCGGGGTCCTGTTCgggctgagcagcctggccagcCTGACGGCGCTCAGCACGGTCTGCTGCCTCAAGGTCTGCTACCCGGCATATG GGAGCAGGTTCTCACACGGCCATGccatggggctgctgctggccgtGTGGGCCTACGCCCTGGCCTTCGCTGCCGCGCCCCTGGCCCGCTGGGGCAGCTACGGCCCCGAGCCCTACGGGACGGCCTGCTGCGTCACCTGGGAGCCCTCCAGCAAGGAGGCCACGCTCTACATCCTCGCCCTCCTCATCTGCTGCtacctgctgccctgcctgctcatCCTGGCGTCCTACGCGCTGATCCTGTGGACGGTGTGGGCGTCACGGAGAGCCCTGAGGAGGCACAGGCACATGTGCCCCCAGCGCGGGAACCGCGGCCTGCAcgggctgctcctcagg ctgAGCATCACCGTGTGCCTGGGGTTCCTGGCTGCCTGGACTCCCTACGCTGTGCTGGCGCTCTGGGCCCTGCTCGGGGATGCCAGCCAGGTGCCAGCGCTGGCCTTCGTGCTCTCGGCCGTCTTCGCCAAGTCCTCGACGCTCTACAACCCGCTGGTGTGCCTGCTGCTCAAGCCCACCTTCCACAGGTTCCTCTCCAGGGACAgggctcctctcctgcaggcCCTGTGCACGCTCCTGTGCTGCGCCTGCCGGGGCACTGTGctccagcccggcccggcccggggccgcAGGAGCTGCAGCGATGTTCCTGAGCGTCTCAGCgcctgccccaggtgctgcacTGCCCCCCGGCTGCCCGGCAGCCCTGCCCGGCGTGGGGCCCTGGCCGTGCTGGCCGGCAGAGCCGCGGGGCAGCCGGGGCTCAGGAGCGCGGTGCAGGTGATGGTGCTGCTCACACGGAGATG tgccacagccacgCTGTACCGGCAGCACCGGGACCCTGCCACACCCTGCGTGTCCCCCGGCCCATCCCGGGCCGTCCTGCCGCTGCCCTTCGACAGCAGCCTCCAGAAAGGGACCGGG TCCCGCCGGCCGCCGCCAGAGGGCGGCAGCGAACAGCGCACCGGGCCGCAGGTGCGGCGCCACCGAGCCGAGGCACCGGGAACGGCCCGGAGGCACCGGGAACGGCCCGGAGGCACCGGGAACGGCCGGGAATCGCCGGGAGGCGCGGCCCTCGGGCACGGCAGCGGGACTGGGGCATTGTGCCACCCCGGGGTAACAGCAGCTCCACCACCGAACACCTGA